The following coding sequences are from one Nodosilinea sp. FACHB-141 window:
- a CDS encoding ATP-dependent zinc protease — translation MSSGAATAAIIGWREWIALPTLGVQVIKAKVDTGARSSALHAFAVERFERTGRAMVRFNAHPIQRNDDYIVTAEAALLEERMVRNSGGQEELRPVIETLVQVGGAVWAIELTLTNRDEMGFRMLLGRQAVRRRYLVDPGRSYLQPLPEQINLPISTPKHNPQG, via the coding sequence ATGAGTTCTGGTGCTGCAACGGCTGCAATTATTGGTTGGCGAGAGTGGATAGCCCTGCCAACGCTGGGGGTTCAGGTCATCAAAGCCAAGGTTGATACCGGAGCGCGATCGTCGGCTCTCCATGCTTTTGCTGTGGAGCGCTTTGAGCGGACAGGCAGGGCTATGGTGCGCTTTAATGCCCACCCAATCCAGCGCAACGACGATTATATTGTTACCGCCGAGGCCGCTCTGCTGGAGGAACGCATGGTGCGTAACTCAGGAGGGCAGGAGGAACTGCGCCCGGTGATTGAAACCCTGGTGCAGGTGGGCGGCGCAGTATGGGCCATTGAGCTAACGCTGACCAACCGAGATGAGATGGGCTTTCGCATGCTGCTGGGTCGCCAAGCGGTGCGCCGTCGCTACTTGGTGGATCCGGGGCGATCGTACCTGCAACCCCTGCCCGAACAGATCAATTTGCCGATATCTACCCCTAAGCACAACCCCCAAGGATGA
- the rimK gene encoding 30S ribosomal protein S6--L-glutamate ligase, producing the protein MKIAILSRDATLYSTRRLKQAGEERGHEMQVIDHLRCYMNITSHQPKVMYQSQPLIDIDAVIPRIGASNTFYGTAVVRQFEIMGVFTANTSMAISRSRDKLRSLQIMARRGIGLPVTGFAHSTKDIDGLVDIVGGAPLVIKLLEGTQGIGVVLAETQQAAKSVIEAFRGLDANILVQEFIKEAGGMDIRCFVVGDKVVAAMKRQGAPGEFRSNLHRGGSASRVRLTPEERSTAIRAAKAMGLRVAGVDLLRSNHGPVVMEVNSSPGLEGIEKATDMDVAGKIIDFVVKNAAPNVPNVPKKDKERDGIKY; encoded by the coding sequence ATGAAAATTGCGATCTTATCCAGGGATGCCACCCTCTACTCGACTCGACGGCTGAAGCAGGCGGGGGAAGAACGTGGCCACGAAATGCAGGTGATTGACCACCTGCGCTGCTACATGAACATCACCTCCCATCAGCCCAAGGTGATGTACCAAAGCCAACCCCTGATCGATATTGATGCGGTGATTCCCCGCATCGGAGCGTCAAACACGTTTTATGGCACGGCGGTGGTGCGCCAGTTTGAAATTATGGGGGTGTTTACGGCCAACACCTCCATGGCGATCTCCAGGTCGCGCGACAAGCTCAGGTCGCTGCAAATCATGGCCCGTCGAGGCATCGGCCTGCCAGTGACCGGCTTTGCCCACTCCACCAAAGATATTGATGGCCTAGTCGATATTGTTGGCGGTGCCCCCCTAGTGATCAAGCTGCTGGAGGGCACCCAGGGCATTGGCGTGGTGCTGGCCGAAACCCAGCAAGCGGCCAAGTCTGTGATCGAGGCCTTTCGCGGCCTCGACGCCAACATTCTGGTGCAGGAATTCATCAAAGAGGCGGGCGGCATGGATATTCGCTGCTTTGTGGTCGGCGACAAGGTGGTAGCTGCCATGAAGCGCCAGGGGGCACCGGGGGAGTTTCGCTCTAACCTGCACCGAGGTGGGTCGGCCAGCCGCGTGCGCCTCACCCCCGAAGAACGCAGCACCGCCATTCGCGCTGCTAAGGCCATGGGCCTGCGAGTGGCGGGGGTAGATCTACTGCGCTCTAACCATGGCCCTGTAGTGATGGAGGTCAACTCGTCGCCCGGCCTCGAAGGAATCGAAAAGGCTACCGACATGGATGTGGCGGGCAAGATTATTGACTTTGTGGTCAAAAACGCCGCGCCCAACGTGCCCAACGTGCCCAAGAAGGATAAGGAGCGCGACGGCATCAAATACTAG
- a CDS encoding HhoA/HhoB/HtrA family serine endopeptidase: MRHINEVTAMEKDGSERSERGSGRSVRPTVKSLALVMLGAGIATAGGQAISALVQPSNNSQPITTDVFWDNGFWNSDRDSAVPEAEAQESQPQGSVAQNGLAIAPSVSSPNVIADIVRQVEPSVVRINATRTVQTNLPPMFQDPFFRQFFGNMQVPQGEQVQRGVGSGFITSADGQIITNAHVVAGADEVEVTLTDGRSFTGEVLGADQVTDVAVIKIDANNLPTVAISDSDQLQTGEWAIAIGNPLGLDSTVTAGIISATGRSSREVGVPDKRVEFIQTDAAINPGNSGGPLLNLNGEVIGVNTAIIQGAQGIGFAIPINTVQRISAQLIETGRVEHAYLGIQMANLSPEVKENINNSPDRPFTVEEEEGVLIVQVMRNSPAAQGGLRPGDVIVAVEGQPVKESAAVQQAVEGSTVGQDLALTLRRDGREQTITVRPGNVPTR; the protein is encoded by the coding sequence ATGCGACACATAAACGAGGTAACAGCAATGGAGAAGGATGGTTCTGAGCGTTCTGAGCGGGGTTCTGGGCGCAGTGTGCGGCCCACCGTTAAGTCGTTAGCCCTAGTGATGTTGGGGGCAGGAATCGCCACTGCCGGTGGCCAGGCTATCAGTGCCCTGGTGCAGCCTTCGAATAATAGCCAGCCGATCACGACTGACGTCTTTTGGGACAATGGCTTCTGGAATAGCGATCGGGATTCGGCCGTCCCTGAGGCGGAAGCTCAAGAGAGCCAGCCCCAGGGCAGCGTTGCTCAGAATGGTCTGGCGATCGCCCCCTCGGTGTCCAGTCCCAACGTCATCGCCGACATTGTGCGCCAGGTAGAACCCTCGGTTGTTCGCATTAACGCGACCCGCACGGTGCAAACCAATCTGCCGCCGATGTTCCAAGACCCGTTCTTCCGGCAGTTCTTTGGCAACATGCAGGTGCCCCAAGGAGAGCAGGTGCAGCGGGGCGTGGGCTCTGGTTTTATTACCTCCGCTGACGGGCAAATCATCACCAACGCCCACGTGGTAGCTGGGGCCGATGAAGTGGAGGTCACCCTGACGGACGGGCGTAGCTTTACTGGCGAGGTGCTAGGGGCCGACCAGGTGACCGACGTTGCCGTGATCAAAATTGATGCCAACAACCTGCCTACCGTAGCCATCAGCGACTCGGATCAGCTGCAGACGGGTGAGTGGGCGATCGCCATTGGCAACCCACTAGGCCTCGACAGCACGGTCACCGCCGGGATCATCAGTGCCACCGGTCGCTCTAGCCGCGAGGTGGGCGTACCCGATAAGCGGGTTGAGTTTATTCAAACCGATGCCGCCATTAACCCCGGTAACTCTGGCGGTCCCTTGCTCAACCTCAACGGCGAGGTGATTGGCGTCAACACTGCCATTATTCAAGGGGCGCAGGGGATTGGTTTTGCCATTCCCATCAACACCGTGCAGCGGATCAGCGCTCAGCTGATTGAAACCGGTCGGGTGGAGCATGCCTACCTCGGCATTCAAATGGCAAATCTGTCGCCCGAGGTGAAGGAAAACATTAACAACAGTCCCGATCGGCCTTTTACCGTAGAGGAAGAGGAAGGTGTGCTGATTGTGCAGGTAATGCGCAACTCCCCAGCGGCCCAAGGCGGTCTGCGCCCAGGTGACGTGATTGTGGCCGTTGAGGGCCAGCCCGTCAAGGAAAGTGCCGCCGTTCAGCAAGCTGTGGAGGGCTCGACCGTCGGGCAAGATCTGGCTCTGACCCTGCGGCGTGACGGTCGCGAACAGACCATAACGGTTCGTCCTGGCAATGTGCCAACTCGCTAA
- a CDS encoding TIGR04282 family arsenosugar biosynthesis glycosyltransferase: MAQPQASAEERPFGLLIFTRYPEPGRTKTRLIPHLGPEGAATLQRQMTEHVLAQVTAAAQRLPLAVEVHFAGGSLAQMQGWLGSAVTYCAQGSGSLGDRLIAAFGQSFDLGRSGAIAIGSDCPALGTDHLAAALQALERVDVAIGPATDGGYYLIGLRQLEMALFKDIDWGTDRVLKQTLAIARAQGLTVEQLTPLTDIDYPADLPQWERIVSGGV, encoded by the coding sequence ATGGCTCAACCACAGGCCAGCGCTGAAGAGCGGCCCTTTGGCCTGCTAATATTTACCCGCTACCCAGAGCCTGGACGCACCAAAACTCGCCTGATTCCTCACCTGGGGCCAGAGGGTGCGGCAACGCTTCAGCGCCAAATGACTGAGCATGTGCTGGCTCAAGTAACCGCTGCTGCCCAACGTTTGCCCCTAGCGGTGGAGGTTCATTTTGCAGGGGGCAGTTTGGCGCAAATGCAGGGCTGGCTGGGCAGTGCTGTCACCTATTGCGCCCAAGGCTCGGGTTCCCTGGGCGATCGCCTGATCGCTGCTTTTGGACAAAGCTTTGATCTGGGCCGCTCTGGGGCGATCGCCATTGGCAGCGACTGCCCCGCTCTAGGTACCGATCACCTCGCCGCCGCGCTCCAGGCCCTAGAGCGGGTTGATGTAGCGATCGGCCCCGCTACCGACGGCGGCTACTACCTGATTGGGCTACGGCAGCTAGAGATGGCTCTATTCAAAGACATCGACTGGGGCACCGACCGGGTATTGAAGCAAACCCTGGCGATCGCCAGGGCTCAAGGGCTCACCGTTGAGCAGCTGACCCCGCTTACCGACATCGACTATCCCGCTGACCTCCCTCAGTGGGAGCGCATCGTCAGCGGGGGCGTCTAG
- a CDS encoding rhodanese-like domain-containing protein, whose protein sequence is MFSMPIPTVPLRTLAQALAWWAVGRWVQRAFPGVPTLTTQQLAEWLSQGRAPSPILLDVRGDDEFAVSHLPEAHRVTSLDAALALGLNRDRPIVAYCSVGYRSARLVEQLQGLGYTEVYNLAGSIFKWANEGRSLVSQNQSKPRVHPYNAIWGMLLKPGFAAPLNKNTGE, encoded by the coding sequence ATGTTCTCAATGCCAATCCCGACGGTGCCACTGCGGACCTTAGCGCAAGCCTTGGCCTGGTGGGCCGTAGGCCGCTGGGTGCAGCGGGCGTTTCCGGGAGTGCCAACTCTAACGACTCAACAGCTGGCCGAATGGTTAAGCCAGGGCAGAGCACCTTCCCCTATTCTGCTCGATGTGCGCGGAGACGACGAGTTTGCCGTTAGTCACTTGCCGGAAGCCCACCGCGTCACCAGTCTAGATGCGGCACTGGCTCTGGGGTTAAACCGCGATCGCCCCATTGTGGCCTACTGTTCAGTGGGCTATCGCTCGGCTCGGCTGGTGGAGCAACTGCAAGGGCTGGGCTATACCGAGGTCTATAACCTGGCGGGATCCATCTTTAAGTGGGCCAATGAAGGGCGATCGCTGGTCAGCCAAAATCAATCAAAGCCCAGAGTGCATCCCTACAACGCCATCTGGGGAATGTTGCTCAAGCCTGGCTTCGCCGCTCCCCTGAACAAAAACACTGGGGAGTAG
- a CDS encoding DUF547 domain-containing protein: MVNFTPWNTLLQTYVDDQGRVDYARWQREAAPDLDAWLTSLPDSRDGLTSEESLALIINLYNALAIQQVLSRYPIDSILPKVLGIPNWLAFWRFFSRSLYGLDGKSVSLNNLEHDLLRPQFKEPRTHFALVCASGGCPILRNEAYWPDIVEAQLETDAHRFIHNPDKVRYDAETGVLYCSMIFKWYGEDFLRVAPSVPDYIGTYLSPSPPLSALTEIRYLPYDWSLNEQSNSANC; encoded by the coding sequence ATGGTGAATTTTACCCCCTGGAATACGCTGCTTCAGACCTACGTCGATGACCAGGGCCGGGTTGACTACGCCCGCTGGCAGCGCGAGGCTGCTCCCGATTTAGACGCCTGGCTGACTTCGTTGCCCGACAGCCGCGATGGCCTGACCTCTGAAGAATCGTTGGCTCTGATCATCAACCTCTACAACGCCCTCGCCATTCAGCAGGTGCTGTCGCGCTACCCCATCGACTCGATTTTGCCCAAGGTGCTGGGGATCCCCAACTGGTTGGCTTTCTGGCGATTTTTTAGCCGCTCTCTCTACGGGCTCGATGGTAAATCTGTTAGCTTGAACAATTTGGAACACGACCTGCTGCGCCCCCAGTTCAAAGAGCCACGCACACACTTTGCCCTGGTCTGTGCTTCAGGGGGATGCCCGATTCTGCGGAACGAGGCCTACTGGCCCGATATTGTAGAGGCCCAGCTCGAAACCGATGCCCACCGCTTCATCCACAATCCTGACAAGGTGCGCTACGACGCCGAGACCGGAGTGCTCTACTGCAGCATGATCTTTAAGTGGTATGGCGAAGACTTTTTGCGGGTTGCCCCCTCGGTGCCTGATTACATCGGCACTTACCTGAGCCCGAGTCCACCCCTGTCGGCTCTGACCGAAATCCGCTACCTACCCTACGACTGGAGCCTAAACGAGCAATCCAACAGCGCTAATTGCTAA
- a CDS encoding nickel/cobalt transporter gives MITQQFHQDLRRLRCRWYSALGLLVALGCIVVGLAIAPPAAAHWGDLAAAEIATKGAETRIALTYPTGLTAFADDDSSGQLSTGELIRHREALTRQLESAIALKDSRNQSPRLTLQPTVDSASANARIAPGSHTTLQLLYSWAEPPSGLAIAYTLFPPDAPEASCLATIAQNGQVTNHVFTPQDPTFTVRIAGSATLGSKAWFVTLLGAFLWGAVHSLSPGHGKTLVGAYLVGERATSRHALFLALTTTVTHTLGVFALGLITLAAARYVLPEQIYPWLSLLSGAMIVCIGANLIAQRRRRSSHQPSAHVHGELAHAHHGTHAHAPRETHVHAHNNSHAHKHHTHTNPHHSHGHHPHAPEHLGHANPHAHAHDHHHDGHSHSHLPITPDGTAMSWRSLLMLGLSAGLVPCPAALVLLLGAIAFGNPVSGLLLVVAFSLGLASVLTGLGLLLVSARQVFKQVPVPRLQSLQWLPLASAMGITIIGLGISTRSLMQLL, from the coding sequence ATGATTACCCAGCAGTTTCACCAGGATTTGCGCCGACTTCGCTGCCGCTGGTACAGTGCCTTGGGGCTGTTGGTTGCCCTCGGCTGCATTGTGGTTGGGCTGGCGATCGCCCCGCCTGCCGCTGCCCACTGGGGAGATTTAGCCGCTGCTGAAATTGCCACGAAGGGGGCGGAGACGCGCATCGCCCTGACCTACCCAACTGGGTTGACCGCCTTTGCCGATGACGACAGCAGCGGACAACTCTCTACTGGTGAACTAATTCGCCATCGAGAGGCGCTAACTCGACAGCTTGAATCCGCGATCGCCCTCAAAGACAGTCGTAACCAATCGCCCCGGCTAACCCTCCAGCCCACCGTAGACAGCGCCTCTGCCAACGCCAGGATTGCCCCCGGCAGCCACACCACGCTGCAACTGTTGTACTCCTGGGCAGAGCCACCCTCGGGGTTGGCGATCGCTTACACCTTGTTTCCACCCGATGCGCCCGAGGCCAGCTGTCTAGCCACCATTGCCCAAAACGGGCAGGTCACCAACCATGTCTTCACCCCACAAGACCCCACCTTTACCGTAAGAATCGCAGGCTCAGCCACTTTGGGCAGCAAAGCCTGGTTTGTCACGCTGCTCGGGGCATTCTTGTGGGGGGCTGTGCACTCGCTGTCGCCGGGGCACGGCAAAACCCTAGTGGGGGCCTACTTGGTGGGCGAACGGGCCACCTCTCGCCACGCCTTGTTTTTGGCGCTGACAACCACCGTGACCCACACCCTTGGCGTCTTTGCCCTAGGGCTGATCACTCTGGCGGCGGCCCGCTATGTGCTGCCCGAGCAAATCTATCCCTGGCTGAGCCTGCTCTCAGGGGCCATGATTGTTTGCATCGGCGCCAACTTGATTGCCCAGCGGCGTCGGCGCTCTAGCCATCAACCCAGTGCCCATGTCCACGGTGAACTGGCTCACGCCCACCACGGCACCCATGCCCACGCGCCTAGGGAAACCCACGTCCACGCCCACAACAATTCCCACGCCCACAAGCACCATACCCACACCAATCCACACCATTCTCATGGGCATCACCCCCACGCTCCCGAGCACCTCGGTCACGCTAACCCCCATGCTCATGCCCACGATCATCACCACGACGGACACTCCCACAGCCACTTGCCTATAACACCCGACGGCACCGCCATGTCTTGGCGCAGCCTGCTCATGCTGGGATTGTCGGCGGGGTTGGTGCCCTGCCCAGCGGCCCTGGTGTTGCTGCTGGGGGCGATCGCCTTTGGCAATCCGGTTTCGGGGTTGCTGCTAGTGGTGGCTTTTAGTCTGGGGCTGGCCAGCGTTTTAACAGGTTTGGGTCTACTGCTGGTTTCAGCCAGACAAGTGTTTAAGCAGGTGCCCGTGCCTCGCCTTCAGTCCTTGCAGTGGCTACCGCTGGCCAGCGCGATGGGCATCACCATTATCGGTCTGGGCATTTCGACCCGATCGCTCATGCAGCTGCTCTAG
- a CDS encoding lipopolysaccharide assembly protein LapB, whose amino-acid sequence MARATRNDSWYLLAEKSAQQSLANLPFENQGAVLALAQIAEAQHDFATAIRLAESVGTPDALGHVVTTKLALGEVEDAVAEASRLSEQYPSLGSLTLKALAHEARGQDDQALAAFQQAIAAEEPDNSAASAQARVFLGRFHAQRGDHSLAKGLYREALRIVPDYPLVHLQLAELATVKGQYRTAKYHYQAVGGPTALHGLARLQALQGRSATEAWKVAETELRRNVEGNALGHRRDLAHLLLERGDPADVAEAVALMETETANRRDAQTLDTLAWALGSAGRLLEAQQALQEALDQGVRSAAIAYRAGEIELALNHPVQAAEFFRRATEIDPTFTPQTRQRLGLTKQEELR is encoded by the coding sequence ATGGCTCGCGCCACGCGTAACGACAGCTGGTATTTGTTGGCAGAAAAATCGGCCCAGCAGTCGCTGGCAAATTTGCCTTTTGAGAATCAGGGAGCCGTCTTAGCCCTAGCTCAGATTGCTGAGGCCCAGCATGACTTCGCAACCGCCATTCGTTTAGCCGAAAGCGTCGGTACCCCCGACGCCCTGGGGCATGTGGTCACGACCAAGCTCGCCCTGGGAGAGGTTGAAGACGCTGTTGCCGAGGCGAGCAGGCTATCGGAGCAGTATCCGTCGTTGGGGAGCCTGACGCTCAAGGCATTGGCTCACGAGGCCCGGGGGCAGGATGACCAAGCCCTGGCGGCTTTTCAACAGGCGATCGCTGCGGAAGAACCTGATAACTCCGCCGCTTCGGCCCAGGCCCGCGTGTTTTTGGGGCGATTTCACGCTCAGCGGGGCGACCACAGCCTAGCTAAGGGCCTCTACCGGGAAGCGTTGCGGATCGTTCCTGACTACCCGCTGGTCCATCTCCAGCTGGCAGAGTTGGCTACGGTGAAAGGCCAGTACCGCACCGCCAAATACCATTACCAAGCGGTCGGAGGACCAACGGCTCTGCACGGTTTGGCTCGGCTGCAAGCCCTGCAGGGGCGATCGGCAACCGAGGCCTGGAAGGTGGCTGAAACCGAGCTGCGGCGCAATGTTGAGGGCAACGCCCTCGGGCACCGGCGCGATTTAGCCCATCTGCTGCTGGAACGGGGTGACCCCGCCGATGTGGCAGAGGCAGTGGCGCTGATGGAAACCGAAACCGCTAACCGCCGCGATGCCCAAACCCTCGACACTTTGGCCTGGGCGCTGGGGTCGGCGGGCCGGTTGCTTGAGGCCCAGCAGGCGCTTCAAGAAGCATTAGATCAAGGGGTGCGCAGTGCGGCGATCGCCTACCGAGCCGGAGAGATTGAGCTGGCCCTAAATCATCCCGTCCAGGCGGCAGAATTTTTTCGGCGGGCGACCGAGATAGATCCCACATTTACCCCCCAAACCCGGCAACGGTTAGGCCTAACCAAACAGGAGGAGCTTCGATGA